One genomic window of Dehalobacter sp. includes the following:
- a CDS encoding molybdopterin-binding protein translates to MKKIAVQDAVGMTLCHDITKVIPGEFKGPAFKRNHVIKQEDIEELLSLGKEHIYVWEENADEIHEDDAAIRMAQAVMGQNISFSEPQEGKTTLISTQKGLLRIKSSLLHEINSIEHVTIPSLPNNFKVEVNQKVAATRIIPLVTKEENICKVEELCTLYGPVFHVEPYKKLRVGIVITGSEVYKGRIKDKFGPVIRKKLEYFGAEIIGQEYCPDELELIQAKITGYMEQKADMIIMTGGMSVDPDDLTPGAIRSTGADVVTYGVPVQPGNMFMLAYLNGIPILGVPGAAAYYKTTVLDAVLPKIFAGETLNKNDFIRMGEGGLCLNCQMCQYPNCYFCR, encoded by the coding sequence ATGAAAAAAATAGCAGTCCAGGATGCAGTTGGAATGACCCTTTGCCACGATATAACCAAAGTGATTCCTGGGGAATTCAAAGGCCCCGCTTTTAAAAGAAATCATGTGATCAAGCAGGAAGATATCGAGGAACTGTTGAGTCTTGGTAAAGAGCACATCTACGTCTGGGAAGAAAATGCCGATGAAATCCATGAAGACGATGCTGCGATCAGAATGGCACAAGCTGTCATGGGTCAGAACATCAGTTTTTCGGAACCTCAGGAAGGTAAAACTACGTTGATTTCGACTCAAAAAGGTTTGCTGAGGATCAAAAGCTCATTGCTGCACGAAATCAATTCGATTGAACATGTTACGATACCGTCCCTACCGAATAATTTCAAGGTTGAAGTTAATCAGAAAGTTGCAGCAACCAGGATTATACCGCTTGTTACCAAAGAAGAAAATATTTGCAAAGTAGAAGAATTATGCACCCTTTATGGTCCGGTATTTCATGTTGAGCCGTATAAAAAGCTCAGGGTTGGGATTGTGATTACCGGAAGTGAAGTGTATAAAGGAAGGATCAAAGATAAATTTGGGCCTGTGATCAGGAAAAAACTTGAGTATTTTGGCGCGGAAATCATCGGTCAGGAATATTGCCCTGATGAATTGGAATTGATTCAAGCGAAGATCACAGGTTATATGGAGCAAAAAGCCGACATGATTATTATGACCGGGGGGATGTCCGTAGATCCCGATGATCTTACTCCTGGGGCGATCAGGAGTACCGGTGCAGATGTTGTAACTTATGGTGTTCCTGTTCAGCCCGGCAATATGTTTATGCTGGCTTATCTGAATGGGATACCTATCTTAGGCGTACCCGGAGCTGCCGCCTATTACAAGACGACTGTCCTGGATGCGGTACTCCCGAAGATCTTTGCTGGAGAGACACTGAACAAAAATGATTTTATCCGCATGGGGGAAGGCGGTTTATGTTTGAACTGCCAGATGTGTCAATATCCAAACTGCTATTTCTGCAGATAA
- a CDS encoding molybdopterin molybdotransferase MoeA, with product MQKNISLEEAQSLIFDYCPLTEKENNHLADTLGRVLAEDIVARENIPPFSRSPYDGFVFRAEDTAEASEANPVTFEVIEEVPAGYTAQNAVSKGQAIKILTGAPIPEGADAVVKFEEVEVQGSKISVSKAFMHGEDIVPAGEDIAVGDLIAAEGTVVTAPLMGLMASLGIAEVLVYKRPKIAIISTGDELRDVTEPLAPGKIRNSNSYTLQGYLRSLGVEPVVMGICKDKKEDVAALVEEAWKQAELVLTTGGVSVGDYDVIRHAADYLGAETLFWKIEIKPGSPCLAAVKDGKMLIGLSGNPAAAMVTFQLMAVPYIKKMTGRRDYCYRKIEVTLKKDFRKSSPRRRFLRGRMLYENGMVIMESTGEQGNGVLRSMLGCDILAEIPEKSGPVKAGEKLTAYIIE from the coding sequence ATGCAAAAAAATATTTCGTTGGAAGAAGCCCAAAGTTTGATATTTGATTATTGTCCTTTGACCGAAAAGGAGAATAATCATTTAGCGGATACCCTTGGTAGAGTGCTGGCAGAGGATATTGTTGCCAGGGAAAACATTCCGCCGTTTTCGCGTTCACCTTATGACGGTTTTGTTTTCAGGGCCGAAGATACTGCGGAAGCCAGCGAAGCTAATCCGGTCACCTTTGAGGTGATTGAAGAAGTGCCGGCAGGTTATACGGCCCAAAACGCTGTCAGCAAGGGTCAGGCAATTAAAATTTTGACAGGAGCTCCGATCCCTGAAGGCGCGGATGCAGTTGTCAAATTTGAAGAGGTAGAAGTTCAGGGTAGCAAGATATCTGTTTCAAAGGCCTTCATGCACGGTGAAGATATCGTGCCTGCGGGTGAAGATATTGCTGTAGGTGATCTGATAGCGGCTGAGGGAACCGTTGTTACGGCACCGCTGATGGGGCTGATGGCCTCCCTCGGTATTGCGGAAGTGCTGGTTTATAAACGTCCAAAAATTGCGATTATCTCTACCGGAGACGAACTGCGTGATGTAACGGAGCCTCTAGCTCCCGGTAAGATCCGAAACAGCAACAGCTATACACTCCAAGGCTATCTCCGTTCACTTGGTGTAGAGCCTGTCGTGATGGGGATCTGCAAAGACAAGAAAGAAGATGTTGCAGCCCTGGTTGAAGAGGCTTGGAAGCAGGCCGAATTGGTACTGACGACTGGAGGCGTATCGGTGGGAGACTATGACGTGATCCGGCATGCAGCCGATTATCTTGGCGCCGAAACACTTTTCTGGAAAATTGAGATTAAACCGGGCTCACCGTGTCTAGCCGCAGTGAAGGACGGGAAGATGCTGATCGGCTTGTCAGGCAATCCGGCCGCAGCAATGGTAACTTTTCAGCTGATGGCTGTCCCCTACATTAAAAAAATGACTGGCAGAAGGGATTATTGTTATCGAAAGATTGAAGTGACCCTGAAGAAGGATTTCCGAAAATCAAGTCCTCGCCGAAGATTTTTACGCGGCAGAATGCTTTACGAGAATGGTATGGTCATCATGGAATCGACCGGAGAACAAGGCAATGGTGTGCTGCGCTCCATGCTCGGCTGTGATATCCTGGCGGAAATTCCGGAAAAGAGCGGACCAGTCAAAGCCGGTGAAAAATTAACCGCTTATATCATTGAATAG
- a CDS encoding radical SAM protein, giving the protein MQKNDPAVLDHTKSVCPVCLKVVYAEVVVRDRAVYLEKSCPDHGPVITYLWPDVDHYRWMNDFRLPLKKPQLPRQVREGCPNDCGLCASHLRHCTLAEIEVTERCNLRCPVCFMAAEAAKGVTQNDFDLQMIEDKYKAILKQSGPQTSIQLTGGEPTICKNLPEIVRMGRRIGFDYIEVNTNGVVIAQNPDYIINLAEAGISGIYMQFDGLTGEVYEQIRGENLLYIKLQAIENCRKAGVQVVLAMTVIEGINQNQMGDVLNFALQNRDVIAGLAYQPAFGSGRFDVVMQKRLTMGDVIFMIEEQSNGLIKVYDFLPLGCSHPLCSSATYIIEDQGKFLPFTRKITREEYIEAFDPDSPQGSVLGDIAFRKYPDLGFGLTVVIMNYMDGFSLDLKRLQECSMTVARKDGCLVPFCSYQLTNMDGKRLSKI; this is encoded by the coding sequence ATGCAGAAAAATGATCCCGCTGTCTTGGACCATACCAAAAGCGTCTGCCCGGTCTGCCTCAAGGTTGTTTATGCCGAAGTCGTCGTTCGGGACAGGGCCGTCTATCTGGAAAAGAGCTGCCCTGATCATGGACCGGTCATCACGTATCTTTGGCCGGATGTTGATCACTATCGTTGGATGAACGATTTCCGGCTTCCTCTGAAAAAACCGCAATTACCGAGACAGGTCAGAGAAGGCTGTCCGAATGACTGCGGTCTGTGTGCTTCCCATCTTCGCCATTGTACCTTGGCAGAGATCGAAGTGACCGAACGCTGCAACCTGCGCTGCCCGGTTTGCTTTATGGCTGCCGAAGCCGCTAAGGGTGTAACTCAAAATGACTTTGACCTTCAGATGATAGAAGATAAGTATAAAGCGATTCTGAAACAGTCAGGCCCCCAAACCAGTATTCAGCTGACCGGTGGTGAGCCGACCATCTGTAAAAATTTGCCTGAGATTGTCCGGATGGGAAGAAGAATTGGTTTTGATTATATTGAAGTGAATACGAATGGCGTTGTGATTGCCCAAAACCCCGACTATATCATTAATCTTGCCGAAGCCGGGATCAGCGGTATTTATATGCAGTTCGACGGATTAACCGGCGAAGTATATGAACAAATCAGGGGTGAAAACCTGTTGTACATTAAATTACAGGCGATTGAAAATTGCCGGAAAGCCGGCGTTCAGGTTGTACTCGCAATGACCGTGATAGAAGGCATCAACCAGAATCAAATGGGCGATGTGTTGAATTTCGCGCTGCAGAACAGGGATGTGATCGCCGGTCTTGCTTATCAGCCTGCTTTTGGTTCGGGCCGTTTTGATGTCGTGATGCAGAAACGGCTGACCATGGGGGACGTGATTTTTATGATTGAGGAACAAAGCAACGGTCTCATTAAGGTTTATGACTTTTTGCCTTTAGGGTGTTCCCACCCGTTGTGCTCTTCAGCAACGTATATCATTGAGGATCAGGGGAAATTTCTGCCGTTCACACGAAAGATCACGCGGGAGGAATATATCGAGGCGTTCGACCCGGACAGCCCGCAGGGGTCGGTATTGGGGGATATCGCTTTCAGGAAATATCCGGATCTAGGGTTCGGTTTGACCGTTGTGATCATGAATTATATGGATGGGTTCAGCCTGGATCTGAAGAGGTTACAGGAATGCAGCATGACTGTAGCTCGTAAAGATGGATGTTTGGTGCCATTCTGCTCCTACCAACTGACGAATATGGATGGGAAGAGACTGAGTAAAATTTAA
- a CDS encoding molybdopterin-dependent oxidoreductase, whose translation MQKNCVGIKEVQTNCRFCGYQCGLIATVENGKVTEVRPDPTRFPGDETIQHGCRRWRMAPEVMDHPQRINYPLKRVGERGSGQWERISWDQALDEIAVKLKLLKEKYGPEVLATSIGGPHTTYWPLHRFMSLFGSPNNIGIGQICWNPGIWINTLTYGWPIDMELSPEETSCLILWGVNPAESDNNLLWRTIKEFSLTGKPLIVVDPRRTLSAQKATHWLAVRPGTDAVLALGILHEIIAEKLYDKQFVETWCHGFEQLAEHLLPYSPGYVESITGISADMVSEVARLYASGGPATLHSGRGIDQLGPNSVPTHRALSILRAITGNVDRPGASHISEMPDFIPELDLELSERFAGTLAPKYIAKDKLRLQAYTGYASVRKLTMKHQKRLPMRYLTSTHPNLVWKAMLTGKPYPVRSLIVMASNPLLTQADTHLIYEALKSLDLLIVLELFQTPTSMLADYILPGAGVLERPLIETKAGTANIAYGGDQAVEPYYERRADFYFWKELGQRLGQDPQEWPWETYRDAQEASLAPAGITWEEYCCTGLYDQPNSYYKYAETDPETGKPRGFATISGKVELCSEFLKEIGADQLPVPKPTPKPNAEFPLGLVTGARFQPFYASSFHQFDQFRAVHPEPLAEISAATAKSLGLDDGCRVRVETERGKAEFTLKISEMCNDVVSLEYGWWYPEMPTSEPTLGGLWISNANVLTNGDFETSDPLVGTWTYNGLNCRVQRV comes from the coding sequence ATGCAAAAAAACTGTGTAGGAATAAAAGAGGTCCAAACGAACTGCCGGTTCTGCGGATACCAGTGCGGTTTGATCGCAACGGTTGAAAATGGAAAAGTTACGGAAGTAAGACCTGACCCTACCCGTTTTCCTGGAGACGAGACCATTCAACACGGCTGCAGGCGCTGGCGGATGGCTCCTGAAGTGATGGATCATCCCCAACGGATTAACTATCCGCTGAAAAGGGTTGGGGAACGCGGCAGCGGACAGTGGGAGCGGATATCCTGGGATCAGGCTCTCGATGAAATTGCTGTAAAGCTGAAGTTGCTGAAAGAAAAGTACGGTCCTGAAGTGCTTGCGACGAGCATCGGCGGCCCTCATACGACCTACTGGCCTTTGCATCGTTTTATGAGCCTGTTTGGCAGTCCGAATAACATCGGCATTGGTCAGATATGCTGGAATCCGGGAATCTGGATCAACACGCTGACGTATGGCTGGCCGATCGATATGGAACTGAGTCCCGAAGAAACATCTTGTCTGATCCTTTGGGGAGTAAATCCGGCCGAGTCAGACAACAATTTATTGTGGCGGACAATCAAAGAATTCAGCCTTACAGGAAAACCGCTGATTGTGGTGGATCCGAGAAGAACCTTGTCTGCGCAGAAAGCCACGCACTGGCTGGCCGTCCGTCCGGGAACAGACGCGGTCCTTGCCCTGGGGATTCTTCATGAGATTATCGCTGAGAAATTATATGATAAGCAATTTGTTGAAACATGGTGTCACGGCTTCGAACAGCTTGCCGAACACCTGCTTCCGTATTCACCCGGCTACGTCGAAAGCATTACCGGCATTTCGGCAGATATGGTCAGCGAAGTGGCTCGTCTTTATGCATCCGGCGGTCCGGCAACGTTACACAGCGGCCGTGGAATTGACCAGCTTGGACCGAATAGCGTTCCGACTCACAGGGCCCTGTCCATCCTGCGCGCAATCACCGGGAATGTAGACCGTCCCGGGGCTTCTCATATCAGCGAAATGCCGGACTTTATTCCCGAACTTGATCTAGAGCTGAGTGAGCGCTTTGCTGGGACACTCGCTCCGAAATATATTGCCAAGGACAAACTGCGTCTGCAGGCCTACACAGGCTATGCCTCAGTACGCAAGCTGACCATGAAGCATCAGAAAAGGCTGCCGATGCGCTACCTAACCTCAACCCATCCGAACTTGGTCTGGAAGGCGATGTTGACAGGGAAGCCTTATCCGGTGAGATCCCTGATCGTCATGGCGTCTAACCCCCTTCTGACACAGGCGGATACGCATCTGATTTATGAAGCCTTGAAAAGTCTGGACCTTTTAATTGTTCTGGAGTTATTCCAAACACCAACTTCGATGCTGGCAGACTATATCCTGCCGGGGGCCGGTGTCCTGGAGCGTCCCTTGATCGAGACCAAAGCCGGCACAGCAAACATTGCTTATGGTGGCGATCAGGCCGTTGAACCTTATTATGAACGGCGTGCCGACTTTTACTTTTGGAAGGAACTCGGCCAGCGCCTCGGGCAGGACCCCCAGGAATGGCCGTGGGAAACATATCGCGACGCCCAGGAGGCCTCTCTAGCACCGGCGGGCATTACGTGGGAGGAATACTGCTGTACCGGTCTGTACGACCAGCCAAATTCGTATTACAAGTATGCGGAGACGGATCCGGAGACAGGAAAGCCCAGAGGCTTTGCCACCATTAGCGGCAAAGTGGAATTATGCAGTGAATTCCTGAAAGAAATCGGGGCGGACCAACTGCCGGTTCCGAAGCCGACACCAAAGCCGAATGCCGAATTCCCGTTAGGGCTGGTCACCGGGGCCCGTTTTCAGCCTTTTTATGCATCGAGCTTTCACCAGTTCGACCAGTTCCGGGCTGTTCATCCTGAACCACTCGCAGAAATAAGCGCAGCCACGGCTAAAAGCCTCGGCTTGGATGACGGCTGCCGGGTGCGGGTTGAAACAGAACGCGGGAAAGCTGAATTTACTTTGAAAATTTCGGAGATGTGCAATGATGTCGTTAGCCTAGAATATGGCTGGTGGTATCCGGAAATGCCAACATCTGAGCCTACTCTGGGAGGATTATGGATTAGTAACGCGAATGTCCTGACCAATGGTGACTTTGAAACTTCTGATCCTTTGGTTGGAACTTGGACATATAATGGCTTGAACTGCCGGGTACAACGGGTGTAA
- the moaA gene encoding GTP 3',8-cyclase MoaA yields the protein MIDAYGRDINYLRISVTDLCNLKCTYCMPEEGIEKKERCDILSLETMEKIAETAVKLGITKIRLTGGEPLVRRGIMDLVQNIALLKNKGLKELGLTTNGLLLEKYADDLKKAGLTRVNISIDSMDPAKYKEITRSGNVQDVLEGIRAAKEAKLFPLKINVVLIGGFNDNEIEDFVAMTMDHDIEVRFIELMPIGEAGAWGQEHFLSNEEILKRVPMLIPLPFKRHGSVARLYKLPNSKGKVGLISPLSSHFCNYCNRIRITPDGKLKPCLHSNVEIDIRNYGENGLEKFLMDGIMAKPTRHCIQSSDYQPVIRNMHEIGG from the coding sequence ATGATCGATGCATATGGCAGGGATATCAATTATTTAAGAATATCTGTAACGGATTTATGCAATTTAAAATGTACGTACTGTATGCCGGAAGAAGGTATTGAGAAAAAAGAACGCTGCGATATCTTAAGCCTGGAAACTATGGAGAAAATTGCCGAGACAGCCGTTAAACTCGGAATCACCAAGATCAGGCTCACTGGCGGAGAGCCATTGGTAAGGAGAGGGATCATGGATCTGGTCCAAAATATTGCCTTGCTGAAAAACAAAGGACTCAAGGAACTGGGACTCACGACTAACGGGCTGCTTCTGGAAAAATATGCGGATGACCTGAAAAAGGCTGGGTTGACGCGGGTCAATATTAGTATTGACAGCATGGATCCGGCAAAATATAAGGAAATTACCCGCTCCGGTAATGTCCAGGATGTTCTGGAAGGGATCAGGGCGGCAAAAGAAGCAAAACTATTCCCATTAAAGATCAATGTCGTTCTTATTGGCGGATTCAACGACAATGAAATCGAAGATTTTGTCGCGATGACGATGGATCATGATATCGAAGTTCGTTTTATTGAGCTTATGCCGATCGGGGAAGCCGGAGCGTGGGGCCAGGAGCATTTCTTGTCCAACGAAGAAATACTGAAAAGAGTACCGATGTTGATCCCGTTGCCGTTTAAAAGACATGGCAGCGTAGCGCGTCTCTACAAACTTCCGAACAGCAAAGGCAAGGTTGGTCTGATCAGCCCGTTAAGCAGCCATTTCTGCAATTACTGTAACCGAATCAGGATTACGCCCGACGGCAAATTGAAACCATGTCTTCATTCCAATGTCGAGATCGATATTCGAAATTACGGTGAAAACGGACTTGAGAAGTTTCTGATGGATGGAATCATGGCAAAACCTACCCGGCATTGTATCCAGAGCAGTGATTATCAGCCGGTAATAAGAAATATGCATGAAATAGGCGGGTGA